A single region of the Deltaproteobacteria bacterium genome encodes:
- a CDS encoding DUF503 domain-containing protein, with the protein MVGVLRLQLMLPGTASLKEKRAILRRLLDRVRGRFHIAAAEVGEHDLHQSAVIGFSTVGADGAKVARVLERVTKFIEGTGLVEVAAVEEEVVRYDELEETPTSLAEKYGLPELEERIQEEERAAGRAAFRPGSLGLGSNKISEEGG; encoded by the coding sequence ATGGTTGGAGTCCTCCGTCTGCAGCTCATGCTGCCAGGTACCGCTTCTCTGAAGGAGAAGAGGGCGATCCTGCGGCGTCTGCTCGATCGGGTGCGGGGGCGCTTCCACATCGCCGCGGCCGAGGTGGGTGAGCACGACCTGCACCAGAGCGCCGTGATCGGCTTCTCCACCGTGGGCGCCGACGGCGCGAAGGTGGCCCGGGTGCTGGAGCGGGTGACCAAGTTCATCGAGGGGACCGGCCTGGTGGAGGTCGCTGCGGTGGAGGAAGAGGTCGTCCGCTACGACGAGCTCGAGGAGACCCCCACCTCGCTCGCCGAGAAGTACGGCCTGCCCGAGCTCGAGGAGCGGATCCAGGAGGAGGAGCGGGCCGCCGGCCGAGCTGCCTTCCGGCCCGGGAGCCTCGGCCTCGGCTCGAACAAGATCAGCGAGGAGGGAGGATGA
- the rbfA gene encoding 30S ribosome-binding factor RbfA, with the protein MSHRPVRLGGVIQRELTTLLQRGKLKDPRISALTTFTGVELSKDLSHATVYFSVMGQEERVSETEAGLVAARGFLQRHLARVLEVRSVPALRFAYDTSLDRGARMEEILSGLPELSSSAPAAGADDEE; encoded by the coding sequence ATGAGCCATCGTCCCGTCCGGCTCGGAGGCGTCATCCAGCGTGAGCTCACGACCCTGCTCCAGCGGGGCAAGCTCAAGGACCCGCGGATCAGCGCGCTGACCACCTTCACCGGGGTCGAGCTCTCGAAGGACCTCTCCCACGCCACCGTCTACTTCTCGGTGATGGGCCAGGAGGAGCGGGTCTCGGAGACCGAGGCCGGCCTCGTCGCCGCGCGCGGCTTCCTCCAGCGGCACCTCGCTCGCGTGCTCGAGGTGCGCAGCGTGCCCGCGCTGCGCTTCGCCTACGACACCTCCCTCGACCGGGGGGCCCGGATGGAGGAGATCCTCTCCGGCCTCCCCGAGCTCTCGTCCAGCGCCCCGGCGGCCGGCGCGGACGACGAGGAATGA
- a CDS encoding bifunctional oligoribonuclease/PAP phosphatase NrnA: MAAHQRPDGDALGSSLAISLALREMGKEVVHFAPDDLPYNFRFLPGVDEIASTLPEGPPFDATFVCDTPRQEALPEALWAKQGLLGTLVNIDHHRDSEAFGDLNYIDPTAAAVGVMIWRILQALGHPVSEPVAVGLYTAILTDTGSFRYDCTDPECMRVTGELIAAGVHPWEMASRIYESQPEARLRLLASALQTLEVSHAGQYATLTVFQETLRSCGATPDMLDGFVNHARSVDGVEVAALFVELPEGGFKVSFRSRGNVPLQRVGERLGGNGSRNAASALIPGELASAKALASEAVTEIIPAP, translated from the coding sequence GTGGCCGCGCATCAGAGGCCCGATGGGGATGCGCTCGGCTCCAGCCTGGCCATCAGCCTCGCCCTGCGAGAGATGGGCAAGGAGGTGGTGCACTTCGCCCCCGACGACCTGCCCTACAACTTCCGCTTCCTCCCCGGGGTCGACGAGATCGCCTCGACCCTCCCCGAGGGTCCGCCCTTCGACGCGACCTTCGTCTGCGACACGCCCCGCCAGGAGGCCTTGCCCGAGGCGCTCTGGGCGAAGCAGGGGCTGCTGGGCACCCTGGTGAACATCGATCATCACCGGGACAGCGAGGCCTTCGGGGATCTGAACTACATCGACCCGACCGCCGCGGCGGTGGGCGTCATGATCTGGCGGATCCTCCAGGCCCTCGGGCATCCGGTCAGCGAGCCGGTCGCCGTCGGGCTCTACACCGCCATCCTCACCGACACCGGCTCCTTCCGCTACGACTGCACCGACCCGGAGTGCATGCGGGTCACCGGCGAGCTCATCGCGGCGGGGGTGCACCCCTGGGAGATGGCCTCCCGGATCTACGAGTCCCAGCCCGAGGCGCGCCTGCGCCTGCTCGCCAGCGCCCTGCAGACCCTGGAGGTCTCCCACGCCGGGCAGTACGCGACCCTGACCGTCTTCCAGGAGACCCTGCGCTCCTGCGGCGCGACCCCGGACATGCTCGACGGCTTCGTGAACCACGCCCGCTCCGTCGACGGGGTCGAGGTCGCGGCGCTCTTCGTCGAGCTCCCGGAGGGAGGCTTCAAGGTCTCCTTCCGCAGCCGGGGCAACGTCCCCCTCCAGCGCGTCGGCGAGCGCCTCGGGGGCAACGGCTCCCGCAACGCCGCCAGCGCCCTGATCCCGGGTGAGCTGGCCTCGGCCAAGGCCCTGGCCTCCGAGGCCGTCACCGAGATCATCCCCGCCCCCTGA
- the truB gene encoding tRNA pseudouridine(55) synthase TruB, translating to MSKPGGGTPRPPDPAGILVVDKPRGPTSHDIVSSVRRFLKVKRAGHTGTLDPMAEGVLVVCLGEATKLAGHLTDTDKGYECTVRLGVSTDSHDATGEVLEERPVEVEREQVEEALEAFRGQIAQVPPMFSALKKDGRRLYELAREGETVEREPRIVTIHALELKRFEPPELDLSIQCSKGTYIRTLAHDLGEALGCGAHLSALVRSRVGAFTLEQAVSLERIKEARDPEVREALRAELLPMGEALPDWPLIRLSKRGVRDVRHGRAVGLGELAASGGGGLRPGQKVRIVDPEGDLVAIGEMKTHGLQPTRVFQAQPAP from the coding sequence ATGAGCAAGCCAGGGGGCGGCACGCCCCGCCCACCGGATCCCGCCGGGATCCTGGTCGTGGACAAGCCGCGGGGTCCGACCTCGCACGACATCGTCTCGAGCGTCCGCCGCTTCCTGAAGGTCAAGCGGGCGGGGCACACCGGCACCCTCGATCCGATGGCCGAGGGGGTCCTGGTGGTCTGCCTGGGCGAGGCGACGAAGCTCGCCGGTCACCTCACCGACACCGACAAGGGGTACGAGTGCACCGTGAGGCTCGGGGTGTCGACCGACTCCCACGACGCCACCGGTGAGGTGCTCGAGGAGCGGCCGGTGGAGGTCGAGCGGGAGCAGGTCGAGGAGGCCCTCGAGGCCTTCCGCGGCCAGATCGCCCAGGTGCCGCCGATGTTCTCCGCCCTCAAGAAGGACGGGCGGCGCCTCTACGAGCTCGCCCGGGAGGGCGAGACGGTCGAGCGCGAGCCGCGGATCGTCACCATCCACGCCCTGGAGCTGAAGCGCTTCGAGCCGCCCGAGCTCGACCTCTCGATCCAGTGCAGCAAGGGCACCTACATCCGCACCCTGGCCCACGATCTCGGCGAGGCCCTGGGCTGCGGGGCGCACCTCTCCGCGCTGGTCCGCAGCCGGGTCGGTGCCTTCACCCTCGAGCAGGCCGTGTCCCTCGAGCGCATCAAGGAGGCCCGGGATCCCGAGGTCCGGGAGGCGCTGCGCGCCGAGCTCCTGCCCATGGGTGAGGCGCTCCCCGACTGGCCCCTGATCCGCCTGAGCAAGCGCGGCGTCCGCGACGTGCGCCACGGCCGGGCGGTCGGGCTGGGCGAGCTCGCCGCCAGCGGGGGTGGGGGCCTGCGCCCCGGACAGAAGGTGCGCATCGTGGATCCCGAGGGAGACCTGGTCGCCATCGGAGAGATGAAGACCCACGGCCTGCAGCCGACGCGGGTCTTCCAGGCCCAGCCCGCGCCATGA
- the dtd gene encoding D-aminoacyl-tRNA deacylase yields the protein MRMVVQRVSRALVAVEERTVGEIGPGLLVFLGVGKGDGPAEVEWAISKIAGLRIFEDAAGKMNLSVDQIAGAVLLVSQFTLYGDVRKGRRPAFIDAADPETADRLYQEVGEGLRALGLEVQTGTFQAHMEVELLNDGPVTILLDSDRRF from the coding sequence ATGAGGATGGTCGTCCAGCGGGTCTCCCGCGCGCTGGTCGCCGTGGAGGAGCGGACCGTCGGTGAGATCGGCCCCGGGCTCCTCGTCTTCCTGGGCGTCGGCAAGGGCGACGGCCCCGCCGAGGTGGAGTGGGCGATCTCCAAGATCGCCGGCCTGCGGATCTTCGAGGACGCGGCCGGGAAGATGAACCTCTCGGTGGATCAGATCGCCGGCGCCGTCCTCCTGGTCTCGCAGTTCACCCTCTACGGGGACGTGCGCAAGGGGCGCCGCCCGGCCTTCATCGACGCCGCCGATCCCGAGACGGCCGATCGCCTCTACCAGGAGGTGGGGGAGGGCCTGCGCGCCCTGGGGCTGGAGGTCCAGACGGGCACCTTCCAGGCCCACATGGAGGTCGAGCTCCTCAACGACGGCCCGGTGACGATCCTCCTCGACTCGGACAGGCGTTTCTGA
- a CDS encoding histidine triad nucleotide-binding protein, protein MSDCLFCKIAKGEIPAKVVHQTDDLLAFEDIAPQAPTHVLIIPRQHIATVNDLEEESAGLVGELFLAAKAIAAERGHEEGGYRLVMNCGEGAGQSVFHLHLHLLAGRALQWPPG, encoded by the coding sequence ATGTCCGACTGCCTCTTCTGCAAGATCGCCAAGGGTGAGATCCCGGCCAAGGTGGTGCACCAGACCGACGATCTCCTCGCCTTCGAGGACATCGCGCCCCAGGCGCCCACCCACGTCCTCATCATCCCGCGGCAGCACATCGCCACGGTGAACGACCTCGAGGAGGAGAGCGCGGGGCTGGTGGGAGAGCTCTTCCTGGCGGCCAAGGCCATCGCGGCCGAGCGCGGGCACGAGGAGGGCGGCTACCGGCTGGTGATGAACTGCGGCGAGGGCGCCGGTCAGAGCGTCTTCCACCTCCACCTGCACCTGCTGGCCGGCCGCGCCCTGCAGTGGCCCCCGGGCTGA
- a CDS encoding SAM-dependent methyltransferase, whose translation MRTGPFQAGDAVIFVDQKARRYFTVLKEGGRKDIRGQVFQHDDIIGQPGGISLDSDKGKPFTIVRATLPDYVVQMPRYATVIYPKDLATILLWGDIGPGLKCLEAGLGSAGLALALLRAIGSEGHLTSYDVRTEAINRGKKNVEAFFGAQPENHTIKVADVYAGIDETELDRIILDVPEPWQVVPHAARALKPGGIFVAYSPTVLQVDRTGEALRRERAFTDLQTTETLMRPWFVSRASVRPELQMIGHTGFLTFARCIVPPPQKMAEEAAEEAETEVAEPTDA comes from the coding sequence ATGCGCACCGGCCCCTTTCAGGCAGGCGACGCCGTGATCTTCGTCGATCAGAAGGCCCGCCGCTACTTCACCGTCCTCAAGGAGGGCGGCCGCAAGGACATCCGCGGTCAGGTCTTCCAGCACGACGACATCATCGGGCAGCCCGGCGGTATCAGCCTCGACTCGGACAAGGGCAAGCCCTTCACCATTGTCCGGGCGACCCTGCCGGACTACGTGGTGCAGATGCCGCGCTACGCCACGGTGATCTACCCCAAGGACCTGGCGACCATCCTCCTCTGGGGGGACATCGGCCCGGGCCTCAAGTGCCTCGAGGCCGGCCTCGGCAGCGCCGGGCTGGCCCTGGCGCTCCTGCGGGCCATCGGCTCCGAGGGGCACCTCACCTCCTACGACGTGCGCACCGAGGCCATCAACCGGGGCAAGAAGAACGTCGAGGCCTTCTTCGGCGCTCAGCCCGAGAACCACACCATCAAGGTCGCCGACGTCTACGCCGGCATCGACGAGACCGAGCTCGATCGGATCATCCTCGACGTGCCGGAGCCCTGGCAGGTGGTGCCCCACGCCGCCCGCGCCCTGAAGCCCGGCGGGATCTTCGTGGCCTACTCGCCCACGGTCCTCCAGGTGGACCGCACCGGCGAGGCCCTCCGGCGGGAGCGGGCCTTCACCGACCTGCAGACGACCGAGACCCTCATGCGGCCCTGGTTCGTCTCGCGCGCGAGCGTGCGGCCCGAGCTGCAGATGATCGGCCACACCGGCTTCCTCACCTTCGCCCGCTGCATCGTGCCGCCGCCGCAGAAGATGGCCGAGGAGGCTGCGGAGGAGGCAGAGACCGAGGTGGCGGAGCCCACCGACGCGTAG
- a CDS encoding zinc-dependent metalloprotease, with translation MRGILWTLALVGLFAGCAQNVGDIDRTQPGKLRKSALEGEWYYRQTVVDVPFTTGVTFIGEQSWLERVRFEISEDQLTAYRTYERVQGSEGPSNLPGEPYLGAPVAAFRIVSHFDVQREYNPATGEQTNVIVENASDRPWYDREYMRVDWSRNLLANFDFIAAGDTAMGVTVQGASYAVTDPDDPDAPVFGTWYEDGWEDVRDPMVWGDLEYIDYFDITQRLQVTPETFEIYYDDGTTEAWPACWFYEYGPWDCASQTVEVRGSFLRVFESNYEPLYYPDNEVARDENGEAIGLRWNDQVGDMVPCQVDETADCELVRIPYFDRFGYFRTERETYDRGYGVTEKGRIYLANLFNLWSDETGAPEPITYVLSPGFPEALVPSAEEIASWWSEPLKTSLEQGWGETPPAEMFRVQRNTFRVEGGRVVDHGQRNGDLRFNFLYWVDDPQLYSLLGYGPSSADPLTGEIVSASAYVFGASIDEWVSQSADVIDLVRGKIDEREFLQGENVGPALSRLGKEPSYDPVETRGRVERTMERGLGERLARLREGPREPFQRGRDWAGSRLRRADGDPRVDALWNEEMQLSLERRFGRRLTPSERHGGRLLRAMRKHRLKLGARAVDLRDFEDGAVLGLVEELRDQPREVILARLREYLFKSTAAHEVGHTLGLRHNFAGTTDALNFHDAYWDARDPGARTLDLPTDAEAAAGVRGHSYSSLMDYGSRFSSDIRGLGYYDRAAIAFAYGGLVEVFDNPPDWQQKDVLYYMGLEDAVHDYLHYTSLPDLFGGLPNMRARSFVPVEDYIGYLTWDPDAPDLTDAVVPYRFCSDEYVGAVWWCDMFDEGADPYEIVAYAAQEYEDYYIFNAFKRHRRYLDPFDYYYSVYFNSMMPMSLQYQNWLFDQWYRSGDWYWMSQDAPDFITDEDWNLDPNGGLSYTAASMLGMNFLAKVIATPEPGSYWTDPDTGLLTWWTDQQDVICRSDQNSAVDPCSDLYVPLGEGRYALSEFDAESGYYWYERIRVVGSFWDKLAAVETLADPTSYFLGVDDVGDYTTYILGFNVAFPHAVETLFGAMVNDDYRKFAPQLEPDGSMSILPVLEDVISAYGDLPAPDRPGPFVDPATNWTVSLYGLFYGMALLSANFDMSFLDGAKIYLEGSGEGFTPTAGAVVGRFENPYNGRVYLAVQSPDPLTYSMGYEMVERAQRLAHDPVDGVVATNCLYRDDPACWGKQWELQNLIENIEVVRGYHDLFGYSIF, from the coding sequence ATGCGCGGGATCCTCTGGACCCTGGCCCTGGTGGGTCTCTTCGCGGGCTGCGCCCAGAACGTGGGCGACATCGATCGCACCCAGCCGGGCAAGCTGCGCAAGTCGGCCCTCGAGGGGGAGTGGTACTACCGCCAGACGGTGGTGGACGTGCCCTTCACCACCGGGGTGACCTTCATCGGCGAGCAGTCCTGGCTCGAGCGGGTGCGCTTCGAGATCAGCGAGGATCAGCTCACGGCCTACCGGACCTACGAGCGGGTGCAGGGCTCGGAGGGGCCCAGCAACCTCCCGGGGGAGCCCTACCTGGGCGCGCCGGTGGCGGCCTTCCGGATCGTCAGCCACTTCGACGTGCAGCGGGAGTACAACCCCGCCACCGGCGAGCAGACCAACGTCATCGTCGAGAACGCCAGCGACCGGCCCTGGTACGACCGGGAGTACATGCGGGTCGACTGGTCGAGGAACCTGCTGGCGAACTTCGACTTCATCGCCGCTGGTGACACGGCGATGGGGGTGACCGTGCAGGGGGCCTCCTACGCCGTCACCGATCCCGACGATCCCGACGCCCCGGTCTTCGGCACCTGGTACGAGGACGGCTGGGAGGACGTGCGCGATCCGATGGTCTGGGGTGACCTCGAGTACATCGACTACTTCGACATCACCCAGCGGCTCCAGGTGACGCCCGAGACCTTCGAGATCTACTACGACGACGGCACCACCGAGGCCTGGCCCGCCTGCTGGTTCTACGAGTACGGGCCCTGGGACTGCGCGTCCCAGACCGTCGAGGTGCGGGGCTCCTTCCTGCGGGTCTTCGAGTCCAACTACGAGCCCCTCTACTACCCGGACAACGAGGTGGCCCGGGACGAGAACGGCGAGGCCATCGGCCTGCGCTGGAACGATCAGGTCGGCGACATGGTGCCCTGCCAGGTGGACGAGACCGCCGACTGCGAGCTCGTCCGCATCCCCTACTTCGACCGCTTCGGCTACTTCCGCACCGAGCGGGAGACCTACGACCGGGGCTACGGGGTCACCGAGAAGGGCCGGATCTACCTGGCCAACCTCTTCAACCTCTGGAGCGACGAGACCGGCGCGCCCGAGCCCATCACCTACGTGCTCTCCCCCGGCTTCCCCGAGGCGCTGGTCCCCTCCGCCGAGGAGATCGCCAGCTGGTGGTCCGAGCCCCTGAAGACCTCCCTGGAGCAGGGCTGGGGCGAGACCCCGCCCGCCGAGATGTTCCGGGTGCAGCGCAACACCTTCCGGGTCGAGGGGGGGCGCGTCGTCGACCACGGTCAGCGCAACGGCGACCTGCGCTTCAACTTCCTCTACTGGGTGGATGATCCGCAGCTCTACTCGCTGCTGGGCTACGGCCCCTCCTCGGCCGATCCCCTCACCGGCGAGATCGTGAGCGCCTCGGCCTACGTCTTCGGGGCCTCCATCGACGAGTGGGTGTCCCAGAGCGCGGACGTGATCGACCTGGTGCGGGGCAAGATCGACGAGCGGGAGTTCCTCCAAGGCGAGAACGTCGGGCCTGCCCTCTCGCGGCTCGGCAAGGAGCCCAGCTACGATCCGGTGGAGACCCGGGGCCGCGTCGAGCGCACGATGGAGCGGGGCCTGGGGGAGCGGCTGGCCCGGCTCCGGGAGGGGCCGCGCGAGCCCTTCCAGCGCGGCCGGGACTGGGCCGGAAGTCGGCTGCGGCGGGCGGACGGCGACCCCCGGGTCGACGCGCTCTGGAACGAGGAGATGCAGCTCTCCCTCGAGCGCCGCTTCGGCCGCCGCCTCACCCCGAGCGAGCGGCACGGCGGCCGGCTGCTGCGGGCGATGCGCAAGCACCGGCTGAAGCTCGGCGCCCGGGCGGTCGACCTGCGCGACTTCGAGGACGGCGCGGTGCTCGGCCTGGTGGAGGAGCTCCGGGACCAGCCGCGGGAGGTGATCCTCGCCCGTCTCCGGGAGTACCTCTTCAAGTCCACCGCGGCCCACGAGGTGGGCCACACCCTGGGCCTACGGCACAACTTCGCGGGCACCACCGACGCGCTGAACTTCCACGACGCCTACTGGGATGCCCGGGATCCGGGCGCCCGCACCCTCGATCTGCCTACCGACGCCGAGGCGGCCGCCGGCGTGCGCGGCCACTCCTACTCCTCCCTGATGGACTACGGCTCGCGCTTCTCCTCCGACATCCGGGGGCTGGGCTACTACGACCGGGCGGCCATCGCTTTTGCCTACGGCGGGCTGGTGGAGGTCTTCGACAACCCGCCCGACTGGCAGCAGAAGGACGTCCTCTACTACATGGGCCTCGAGGACGCGGTGCACGACTACCTGCACTACACCTCGCTGCCTGACCTCTTCGGCGGCCTGCCCAACATGCGGGCGCGCAGCTTCGTGCCCGTCGAGGACTACATCGGCTACCTCACGTGGGATCCCGACGCGCCGGACCTCACCGACGCCGTGGTGCCCTACCGCTTCTGCTCCGACGAGTACGTGGGGGCCGTCTGGTGGTGCGACATGTTCGACGAGGGCGCCGACCCCTACGAGATCGTCGCCTACGCCGCGCAGGAGTACGAGGACTACTACATCTTCAACGCCTTCAAGCGGCACCGCCGCTACCTCGACCCCTTCGACTACTACTACTCGGTCTACTTCAACTCGATGATGCCGATGTCGCTGCAGTACCAGAACTGGCTCTTCGACCAGTGGTACCGCTCGGGCGACTGGTACTGGATGTCCCAGGACGCGCCGGACTTCATCACCGACGAGGACTGGAACCTCGATCCCAACGGGGGGCTCTCCTACACCGCCGCCTCGATGCTGGGGATGAACTTCCTGGCGAAGGTCATCGCCACCCCGGAGCCGGGCTCCTACTGGACCGACCCCGACACCGGGCTGCTCACCTGGTGGACCGATCAGCAGGACGTCATCTGCCGTTCGGATCAGAACTCGGCCGTCGATCCCTGCTCGGACCTCTACGTCCCCCTCGGGGAGGGGCGCTACGCCCTCTCGGAGTTCGACGCCGAGAGCGGCTACTACTGGTACGAGCGCATCCGGGTGGTGGGCTCCTTCTGGGACAAGCTGGCCGCGGTCGAGACCCTGGCCGACCCCACCAGCTACTTCCTCGGCGTCGACGACGTGGGCGACTACACGACCTACATCCTCGGCTTCAACGTCGCCTTCCCCCACGCCGTGGAGACCCTCTTCGGGGCGATGGTGAACGACGACTACCGGAAGTTCGCGCCGCAGCTCGAGCCCGACGGCAGCATGAGCATCCTGCCGGTGCTCGAGGACGTGATCTCGGCCTACGGTGACCTGCCGGCCCCGGATCGTCCCGGCCCCTTCGTGGATCCCGCCACCAACTGGACCGTCTCCCTCTACGGCCTCTTCTACGGGATGGCCCTGCTCTCCGCGAACTTCGACATGTCCTTCCTGGACGGGGCGAAGATCTACCTGGAGGGCAGCGGCGAGGGCTTCACCCCCACCGCCGGCGCCGTCGTGGGCCGCTTCGAGAACCCCTACAACGGCCGGGTCTACCTGGCGGTGCAGAGCCCGGATCCCCTGACCTACTCGATGGGCTACGAGATGGTCGAGCGGGCCCAGCGGCTGGCTCACGATCCGGTGGACGGCGTGGTGGCGACCAACTGCCTCTACCGCGACGACCCGGCCTGCTGGGGCAAGCAGTGGGAGCTGCAGAACCTGATCGAGAACATCGAGGTGGTCCGCGGCTACCACGACCTCTTCGGCTACTCGATCTTCTGA
- a CDS encoding ABC transporter ATP-binding protein, with protein MSTEPVIVAEGLVKRFDGVAVVDGVSFTVGAGEVVGLLGPNGAGKTTTLRLLSGLYAADAGSARVAGEPIRAGALPGASLRARVGLLTESPGFYPRLSARENLRYFAALYGADGGDLEARMERQLSRLGLAAHADKRFGALSRGMKQKLAVIRALLHRPPVVFLDEPTVGLDPESVGSLRELVTELRDEGTAVLLCSHLLDEVERLCQRAVFLARRVVGIHPVVSDDRLVRVELFERGASPAELAARLQGLEQLEGARAEGQTLHLTLREAGEIAEVVRLLVEARAAVRRVEPVRVALEGAYLGFLAAARQEGLLP; from the coding sequence ATGAGCACCGAGCCCGTCATCGTGGCCGAGGGCCTCGTGAAGCGCTTCGATGGCGTCGCCGTCGTCGACGGGGTGAGCTTCACCGTCGGGGCCGGCGAGGTGGTGGGCCTGCTCGGCCCCAACGGCGCGGGCAAGACCACCACCCTGCGGCTCCTCTCGGGGCTCTACGCCGCCGACGCCGGGAGCGCCCGGGTCGCGGGTGAGCCGATACGGGCCGGGGCCCTCCCCGGCGCGAGCCTGCGGGCCCGGGTGGGCCTGCTCACCGAGTCGCCGGGCTTCTACCCCCGCCTCTCGGCCCGCGAGAACCTGCGCTACTTCGCCGCCCTCTACGGGGCGGACGGCGGGGACCTCGAGGCGCGGATGGAGCGCCAGCTCTCCCGCCTCGGCCTCGCGGCCCACGCCGACAAGCGCTTCGGGGCCCTCTCCCGGGGGATGAAGCAGAAGCTGGCGGTGATCCGGGCGCTCCTCCACCGCCCGCCGGTCGTCTTCCTCGACGAGCCCACCGTCGGCCTCGACCCCGAGTCGGTGGGCTCCCTGCGCGAGCTGGTCACCGAGCTCCGGGACGAGGGGACGGCGGTGCTGCTCTGCTCCCACCTCCTCGACGAGGTCGAGCGCCTCTGCCAGCGGGCGGTCTTCCTGGCCCGGCGGGTGGTGGGCATCCACCCGGTGGTCTCGGACGACCGCCTGGTGCGCGTCGAGCTCTTCGAGCGCGGCGCCTCCCCGGCCGAGCTGGCCGCGCGGCTGCAGGGCCTCGAGCAGCTCGAGGGGGCCCGGGCGGAGGGGCAGACTCTCCACCTCACCCTGCGCGAGGCCGGCGAGATCGCCGAGGTCGTCCGCCTGCTGGTCGAGGCCCGGGCCGCCGTGCGCCGGGTCGAGCCGGTGCGGGTGGCCCTGGAGGGGGCCTACCTCGGCTTCCTGGCCGCGGCCCGCCAGGAGGGCCTGCTGCCATGA
- a CDS encoding ABC transporter permease subunit yields the protein MRTIWILLQRELRDTLRSPALLASMISLPITVVVVPLVLVVYLDRAAPEATRAAIQQLYELKAEDPTELLVEAVAFAWLPIFLLMPVFVPILLSAQSVGGERERKTLEPLLATPVSTTQIVLAKSLASVVPAVLLCWLSAAVFIGGLDWVAYRGNGSLPLPDLPWAVGVLVLGPLLSIFGNAVAVAISARVRDPRAAQNLAAMTVMPVIGLGITQIAGGVRLGIGFYVVATVVLVALDVGLVYLAAALFDRERLLR from the coding sequence ATGAGGACGATCTGGATCCTCCTCCAGCGCGAGCTGCGCGACACCCTGCGCTCGCCGGCCCTGCTGGCCTCGATGATCTCCCTGCCCATCACCGTGGTGGTCGTGCCCCTGGTGCTGGTCGTCTACCTCGATCGGGCCGCCCCCGAGGCGACCCGGGCGGCCATCCAGCAGCTCTACGAGCTGAAGGCCGAGGACCCCACCGAGCTGCTGGTCGAGGCGGTGGCCTTCGCCTGGCTGCCGATCTTCCTCCTGATGCCGGTCTTCGTGCCGATCCTCCTCTCGGCCCAGTCGGTGGGCGGCGAGCGCGAGCGCAAGACCCTCGAGCCGCTGCTCGCGACCCCGGTCTCGACCACCCAGATCGTCCTGGCCAAGAGCCTGGCCTCGGTGGTGCCCGCGGTGCTGCTCTGCTGGCTCTCGGCGGCGGTCTTCATCGGCGGCCTGGACTGGGTGGCCTACCGCGGCAACGGGAGCCTGCCCCTGCCGGATCTGCCCTGGGCGGTCGGCGTGCTCGTGCTCGGCCCCCTCCTCTCGATCTTCGGCAACGCCGTGGCGGTGGCGATCTCCGCGCGGGTGCGTGATCCGCGGGCGGCCCAGAACCTCGCGGCCATGACCGTGATGCCCGTCATCGGGCTGGGCATCACCCAGATCGCCGGGGGCGTGCGGCTGGGCATCGGCTTCTACGTCGTGGCGACGGTGGTGCTGGTCGCCCTCGACGTGGGCCTCGTCTACCTCGCCGCGGCCCTCTTCGACCGCGAGCGCCTCCTGCGCTAG